DNA sequence from the Vicia villosa cultivar HV-30 ecotype Madison, WI linkage group LG3, Vvil1.0, whole genome shotgun sequence genome:
gcccgccccgccttatgcccgccaaaaaacaagcggggcgggcatgcccgctaagtaaaatgggcataaaagtcatgcccgccccgccaagatggcgggttggcgggcggcgggcttacccgcctattttatttatattttttttaatagattaataggtttttttaccttttaattaaacttttcacttattttttaaaacaatttttaataaaagtaattttttaacaaatttactcaaaaaaacattacatatatttataaaaaatgtataaaataaaccatcaagaattgcaattactagaattaactaaaaaaagagtgagttttggaggaggagtgggctttggcgagcggcgggctttggcggggcgggtatggcgggcggcgggttttggcggggcgggctttggcgagcggcgatcctaaaatcccaacccaacccgccattttttggcgggtgcgcgggcggcccggcgggccccggcccgttttgccacccctacctatgactctaatatctGTTAAAATCAACAAAGAGTTCTCGACAATGGCGTCAATTTTAATGAAAAACGTGTAATAATTGGGGTTAAGAGAGTTTTCAAATATGCATATTCGAATCCATCCTATAAATTTTtaaagatgcatcttcgaattaaTTTTTGACAAAAACAATGTGACTGTTTAATTTACGAAAGATAATTGATTTAAAGTGCGTTCGAAAATAAATattccaaaattttaaaaaaatattttttaatttttaaatgtgtGAGAGAAAATACGAGAAAAGAAATTGTCCTAGTacgagtgttttaaaaaccggaccgaacCGGCCGGTCGGACTGGTCAGACCTGGAACCGGAGGGGTTACCGGTCTGGTCTGATTGTTGGACCAGGTATGCTATTGAACCGGTGAGAACCGGCTAAAACTGGTGAACCAGCGATTTTAAAAAACCGGTGGTTCAAATGCATGCTCTTTTTTTTCCGCACAAAACGACGTCATTTTcatggttttttaaaaaaaatatataattaaaatataattagatttATTTAAACCTTATTTGGAACAATATTTCCCTGTTTGCAATTGAacttgatttaaaatttatttaaatgtatattttgtattattttgttgtgagtgatgattatatttagaatttgaatgtaaagaataaacatgtgaaattatgatattttaaaaatttaaaattttgtgtgtgttgtgatattttttagcagtgttttaaaaaccggaccggaccggccggtcggaccgggaaccggccaggtaaccggtctggttcaatagttggatcgggtatgccatcaaaccggcggtttaattgttttttttttttaaaacttttttttaaactttttttttaacatttcttttaaacttttttttaatatatttagtagtgtattacttaaatagtattctcacatagtttttttcgttagtgacaaattaaaaactttattgtttatttgttatctttgctaataaactttcttaaatagcataaacatattgaattttatttgattttctttttaggatcctattttgaattaaatttggtgcacattggagttattttgttataaactattcaattagattatgttgcaattagactttgtttagattatgttgtaattagactttgtttgcaattagactttgtaattttttactattctgttatgtgtgatacctttgtttaaaatttgaatttaagttatgaaattgtgaatttatgatatgatatttttaaaaaatttaaaagctagatataattttttagagactgaatcatccggttcgaccggttttatacctatataatgacaggtctattcaaccgagttatccggtttaattcggtttggtcgtgcggttcgaccagtgacccagtggttcgaccgataaatcAGTGACCctgtaccctcaccggttcgatgaccggtccagtttttaaaacactgttttTTAGAGACTAAGTCATCCGGTTCGATcggtttaataaatatataatattgtaATAGAGACCGGTTTAtttaaccgagttatccggtttaatccgattTAGTCATGCAGTTCGACCAATAACCCAATGGTTCAACCAATGAactagtgacccagtaccctcgcCGGTTTGATGGCcgatccggtttttaaaacacgtATCGACCTCGTACCGATAAGGAGACATAAATATCAATTAGTGTTTTTTTCCTTCTAATACAAAAAAAGGCATTAGATTCATaccgaaagaaagaaaaaaactcccataatgttttaaaaaataaaaaaaaacaggaTTCCTCAAGTTTCTTCTGTTACATATAAACAtccaacaaaaacacaaaacaaagacaaaatacaagtttaaccaaaaaaaaaaaaaacaatgaagaCAATCAAATGCTATTCAATCTTCAACAAATCCTTAACACAAGAAGAAGATTAAATGTAAGAAAAGGAATTAGAAATCAAAGAGACACCAAGGTCTCATCTCATGCTCCTCACCTATGCACAAATATTATTCTTCTTCCTTTTTGCATCATTCATCATCTATACAAAGTAAAATCATATTCTTCGATCCCAAATTCAGTTAACCAGTTCCGAAACCCATCCAAAATCAGGAACAGGAACCGAAACAACACTATCGTTGAAGAGTTTCCCATAGATTTTGGCCCTAGGATCTCTTCCAGATTCCACCCTCTCCATACTAACCCCTTCATACCTTGATGGAAGACCAAAAAACCCACCCCTTGGAGACTCCACCCGACCGGAATCCATAATTTGAACATCTCTCATGCAGTCAACTAACTCCCGCATATTCACCGGAACGCCACCGTATCTGGAGTTTCCATTAGGAGATTCAAGAACCGAAGTaggagaagaaacaaacgttTCAGGTGAAGCCTTACCCGAGACACGAAGTTGATCAACGGTGTGAGCAAAGAAACACACTCGCCGGCGACAAGCTGTCCCGTCGTTACAAAGCTGTGTCCTGTAGCGAGAAGGATGAAGCCAGCATTCGAAAACACCATGTGCGAAGTAACACGAATCACCTTTAGTACAGCTTCCTAATCTGCGAAACTCCGAGCAAGGTGTCCCGGAGTAGTTAAACTTCCGAGGGTCTCTCCGGCGAGCTTTCTCGCCGGGGTGAGAGTACGGACATTCCGTCCAGTCGTGAGACCGGCCACGCTGGCATTTTCTCACTTTGAATTCGAACATTCGGAAATGGTCGGAAGAGAAAACATGAACGGGTAAGTCGAAATCTTCGGAAATTTGTGTGTCGGTGTCGTTTGAAATGAAACGGTTTAAGAATGATCCTCCCTCGTATTGTGTCGTGTCCCATTCGGGGATTTTAAGGTTTGGAATCTTGATCATGGTTAAGGTGTTTTGAGTGAGTGAGTGATGTTTTTGATTCTTGTGTGTTAACAATGGCAATATATAGGAAGAGATTTTGTAGGTGATTTGTTTAACCGTGGTTGAGTGAGTTGGCTTCTACCTTAAGACACGTGTTTGATTGAGCCATATCATATCTAAGGAATTTggattttcttatattattttttattttttatttttgctaaaAATGCTAATGCAATTCCGATATCTTGAAATACAAATCTAGTAAGGTTGTCTTAAAAATCTAATTTGTCAACATGTTGTGATAGAATTGAGAAACCAACCTCCATTTGTCTTTATCTTCATTCAAAATATCCATCCATCTTTTTCATATTAGGTACTACATTTATCTCTATTTATTAGTCTATTTCATATTTATGTATGATAAAATAGAAAGTAGTATTATTATGTATTGATATaatcttattttcataaatttaaaGTAAAATATAGTGAAATGTGATAATGCcaaaatcaataatattaaatGTTATATTTATTGTTCTATGAAAAGATTcactatttttagtattagaaaacTGAAAATGTTAAAAGATAAATGATATGAAAGCATGTTGATTGTTAAAACGCACTTTTTTATGTTTGACCATTTTATTTGAAGCGATTTTGAGAGCTGTCTGTCTCACAATAAATCCTCCAATTCTCAATCTCACCGATGAAAAAACCACACTCAAACATACACATGTATGTTTACCCACATGTACATCAAAATATCTATTCGTCTAAATGTCGATATCCGCTTCTATAAGCCAGTCAAGAAATTCACAATTTTATGCATTTATGCATTCGACAATTTTCACTTGTTagatcaaaatcaaataattcaaatttaaaaattattttcaatttacattaaattaaaatatttaacttaaaattttaaccatttaatcttaataaaaaaacattGAAGGTGTGAAGGCATCAAATTATTGACTGCATGTAATAGTGTATAAACTACTAATGTTTCAATATTAGAAGAGAATGAGAATCATGTATTATACATATTATACACGTataatatatgatgtatgatctctctattttaattttattgtgaaGTAACGTAGCCCGCATACAAATAATAAAGGTGGGTTTGATTATCtagtaaaaaaatgattttgaatcaatagattttataaaattaatttaattttgactAAATGTGAGttgaatataaaataatttatatttaaatatatttatatgataATATATTAAATAGTAAATTTAAGTGTAAAATGacttttttaaacttaagaaataaaaatgacttttttaaacttaagaaataaaAATTCTATCTTCaatttgaaattaattttaaGGTAATCCTAACGTGTGTTCTTAGAACACATGTTAAGAACtaaatgtaattttttattttttaaattatatattatttttattaaaagttgATAACTAATGTGTTTATCAcattttttaatacaaattttttatatttgaattttttaatatatgtctTTGGAACACATATTAATTTAGACAAAATTAACTATACTTTAGAACATGTCGAAACATTaattctaaagacttcaaacataaaacataaacttAATGTTAACAATTAATGCTAGTTAATTAGTCTTTGTTCGATTCACCTTTCATATAATCATGTCCCCTCTTAGCCATCTTTATTACTCATTACTTCAATTTCAAACAACCACATTTTACAAAGGGTCCTCCCCAAGTAGCAACTGTGCATTCTTGACCACATCATACGTGGTTTTCAAGCACTTAATATTTTCACATCAATGGATATTATCGacattattatattttgttcatCGAATATATTCAAGAAACGGGCCAGCATAAACTACAAGTggcttataataaaataaaaatattacaagTGGCACCAAGtggataataataaaattattgaaaTATTCTTTTGAGAACAAAAAATACTGAAGATAAGATTGGCCTTGTCAGCTTCTCTATCCATGTCATATGTCTAATCTGGTTTATGATAAACCTTTGTGCGTTAATATTAATACAAGCAATTTGTGTTAGTGATAAGATAAATCTTCTATAATATTCTATTACTTCTTAATCATCACTGTCTGAGATGATTAGATTTTCAAATCGTATGATGCACgaattaatcatattttttggAATAGTAATGGTTGTTTTTGAACAAAAATTATGAGTCTAATTTTAATGCATTGAAAAAGATATGAATAATTTATTCCACTATTCAAAATCATAAATTATCATTTTACTTAAAAGACAAACTTCAattctaattaatatttttacaTGTCATAATCAAAAGCTAAAATAACACATGAGATCATTCGAAAATAAAAATTGAAcgcataaaaatttattttatactatataacagaaatattatattttaataatttaaaaatgtagCCGCCGATTCAAAGCGGATATGTTAGTAAATTAGAGGCTTAAACATCTTTTTGCTTTTGTCATTTGGAcaaagttttaattatttttctataaATACATTTTTACAAATTCACTCTCTCAATAACTTTGCATCCTTACTATATAAGTTATATAAAGTATATAAAGTAGGTGATATCGGGAAAAAGAGAATTCACCTCAAATGACGGGAGAAAAAGTAGAACTCGTCCAAATAGTTGAGACAATATtagatacaaaaaaaaatatattttcagtcttatttataagataaaatttaatttttagtttattgTGTTAAGTACAACAGTAATGTATTATGCAACTAAAATAAATATGGGAAATGTTAATgtattttgtttgtatatttctCTCTATATTTACGTCGTTATAATGTGATACACCTCCTATAAGCTCAACCCAAAATAGTGCTCTTAGGCTAGGGGTGAAAATAGCTAAGCTAGGTTAGACTTTATAAGGTCTgagtctggcctacgataaattTGAAATGTCTGAGCCTGATctgacctttttaaaagcctggcctgacctgaaagcctatttttcaatatggttttcaattaatccatattatttaaCAAACCTTATAAGTCgtcatatatatgcatatataggtcagcctatttagcctttgttctaatatatatgcatatataggcttgCCCATTTAGCCTTTTTTCTAATATACATGCAAATATAGGCCGatctatttagcctatttttaatatacatgaatATATAGGTCGACCTATAAGACTTCATAGACTTTCTTAATAGTCCAAGcctggcctattttattaaataggcttttaaaaaagtctAAGCCTGACCTTTTTGTTAAATAAGTTTGGTCTGGCCTGACCTGGCCTTATATAGACTAGACCATAGGCCCTTGTAGGCCGGTCTGGCCTATTCCAACCCCTACCCTAGGCCCAATGAAGATGAGTTAGTTGATGAGATAGTTCATGAATTAGGAATTGAGAAAGAGACAACCCAAAAATCCATCATAGATGGAGGATTACGTGTTCGACTGAAGGATCTAGAATCATGTTATTCCTTTTGATTTCATTTCTGTTATGCAATTTTCTTTTCCTGAAAACGTGTTGGGTTGTTAGAGTTTGTTAACAACCAATATTCTTTTTATAG
Encoded proteins:
- the LOC131660787 gene encoding zinc finger CCCH domain-containing protein 23-like — protein: MIKIPNLKIPEWDTTQYEGGSFLNRFISNDTDTQISEDFDLPVHVFSSDHFRMFEFKVRKCQRGRSHDWTECPYSHPGEKARRRDPRKFNYSGTPCSEFRRLGSCTKGDSCYFAHGVFECWLHPSRYRTQLCNDGTACRRRVCFFAHTVDQLRVSGKASPETFVSSPTSVLESPNGNSRYGGVPVNMRELVDCMRDVQIMDSGRVESPRGGFFGLPSRYEGVSMERVESGRDPRAKIYGKLFNDSVVSVPVPDFGWVSELVN